Proteins from a single region of Budorcas taxicolor isolate Tak-1 chromosome 11, Takin1.1, whole genome shotgun sequence:
- the LOC128055143 gene encoding 40S ribosomal protein S15a-like produces the protein MGFPPSFRAAIMVRMNVLADALKSINNAEKRGKRQVLIRPCSKVIVRFLTVMMKHGYIGEFEIIDDHRAGKIVVNLTGRLNKCGVISPRFDVQLKDLEKWQNNLLPSRQFGFIVLTTSAGIMDHEEARRKHIGGKILGFFF, from the coding sequence atgggcTTTCCGCCATCTTTCCGTGCCGCCATAATGGTGCGCATGAATGTCCTGGCTGATGCTCTCAAGAGTATCAATAATGCCGAGAAGAGAGGCAAACGCCAGGTCCTTATTAGGCCGTGCTCCAAAGTCATCGTCAGGTTTCTAACAGTGATGATGAAGCATGGTTACATTGGCGAATTTGAAATCATTGATGATCACAGGGCTGGGAAAATTGTTGTGAACCTCACAGGCAGGCTAAATAAGTGTGGAGTGATCAGCCCCAGATTTGATGTACAACTcaaagatctagaaaaatggcagaatAACCTGCTCCCATCCCGTCAGTTTGGTTTCATTGTACTGACAACCTCAGCTGGCATCATGGATCATGAAGAAGCAAGACGAAAACATATAGGAGGGAAAATCCTTGGATTCTTTTTCTAG